In Nostoc sp. UHCC 0926, a single genomic region encodes these proteins:
- the hpsO gene encoding hormogonium polysaccharide biosynthesis glycosyltransferase HpsO — MKILVASHTYIVDLNCEKLRALSQLEPNIEVTVIVPKRWKPGGVQNRIIETEYRDEGTFRIVPVSNFSQNHQGLLTFGTDLISLLKQFRPQIIQVEQGSRGLAYTQMIALNKLLGLKAKNVFFTWWNLPYELKLPVALLEKYNLNHSHGIISGNQDGAEVLRQRGYKGAIKVMPQLGVDESLFTPKAQPELAAKLGINKEDFVVGFVGRFVQEKGLLTLLQALVTLKNKSWKLLLLGRGELQTELIKIAAEKNIKERLILIESVPHDEVANYINLMSTLVLPSETTYKFKTLTSVGWKEQFGHVLIEAMACQVPVIGSDSGEIPYVIGDAGLVFPEGDAQALANCLVQLIDKPYFAHTLGEMGYQKAMIKYTNKALAKQQLEFYQELVNSQESLVISK, encoded by the coding sequence ATGAAAATCTTAGTTGCTAGTCACACTTATATCGTAGACCTCAACTGTGAGAAATTACGCGCTTTATCTCAACTAGAACCTAACATTGAAGTGACAGTTATAGTCCCAAAGCGTTGGAAACCAGGTGGCGTGCAAAACAGAATTATTGAAACTGAATACCGAGATGAAGGCACATTTAGAATAGTTCCAGTTTCTAATTTCAGTCAAAATCATCAGGGACTCCTTACCTTTGGCACTGATTTAATATCTTTGTTAAAACAATTTCGTCCCCAAATCATCCAAGTGGAACAAGGGTCTAGAGGACTGGCTTATACTCAGATGATTGCTTTAAATAAGCTATTAGGACTCAAGGCAAAAAATGTATTTTTTACCTGGTGGAATTTACCCTATGAACTAAAATTACCAGTTGCTTTATTAGAAAAATATAACCTCAACCACAGCCACGGGATTATTTCTGGTAATCAAGATGGAGCAGAAGTTTTGCGACAACGGGGATATAAAGGAGCAATTAAAGTCATGCCGCAACTGGGTGTAGATGAAAGTTTATTTACTCCCAAAGCCCAACCAGAATTAGCAGCTAAGTTGGGCATTAATAAAGAGGATTTTGTGGTAGGTTTTGTTGGGCGATTTGTACAAGAAAAGGGTTTGTTAACACTTTTGCAAGCCTTAGTGACTTTGAAAAATAAATCTTGGAAATTACTGCTGTTGGGACGGGGAGAGTTGCAAACTGAGCTAATCAAAATAGCGGCAGAAAAGAACATTAAAGAACGGTTAATTTTGATAGAAAGTGTCCCCCATGACGAGGTTGCAAACTATATCAATTTAATGAGTACTTTAGTATTGCCTTCAGAAACAACTTACAAGTTTAAAACCTTAACTTCAGTTGGCTGGAAAGAACAATTTGGTCATGTACTAATTGAGGCAATGGCTTGCCAAGTACCTGTGATTGGTTCCGATTCTGGTGAAATTCCCTATGTAATTGGTGATGCTGGTTTAGTATTTCCTGAAGGTGATGCTCAAGCCCTTGCTAATTGCTTAGTTCAATTAATAGATAAACCCTATTTTGCTCACACTCTCGGTGAAATGGGTTATCAAAAAGCAATGATTAAATATACAAATAAAGCTTTAGCTAAACAGCAATTAGAGTTTTATCAAGAATTGGTTAATAGTCAAGAGTCGTTGGTTATTAGCAAATGA
- the hpsN gene encoding hormogonium polysaccharide biosynthesis glycosyltransferase HpsN, with protein sequence MNNYPLITVVIPTYGREEALQDSIVDVLKQDYPNFEVLVVDQTPKHQPEIQAYLEEMVGAGKIKWLRLDWASLPGARNYAVRRSSGEIILFIDDDVQLTPELLAAHAKNYLQNPEVGAVAGRVFDRMKLGDSGGDLQIEYLPPEAMDPGIAWYHIDLVHTIKPQQVLTARGCNMSFRREIFTKYGLRFDERFGGSAVREESDFCLRVRQTGYKIWYDPEAHLVHLGEETGGCHDISMRSLKYQLTFYHNHFLLGLKNLTATQALRLYARLFDCHVLGHPPCNKSGSPIKIATRAFFYTLGFFKALGTVIQSIWNDGQIYSRLDEQV encoded by the coding sequence ATGAATAATTATCCTTTAATTACTGTAGTTATCCCGACCTATGGTCGAGAGGAAGCGCTACAGGATAGCATTGTAGATGTCCTGAAACAAGACTATCCAAATTTTGAAGTTTTAGTGGTAGACCAAACCCCAAAACACCAACCAGAAATTCAAGCCTACCTAGAAGAGATGGTGGGGGCAGGTAAAATTAAATGGTTGCGCTTAGATTGGGCGAGTTTGCCAGGGGCGCGAAATTATGCTGTGCGGCGGTCTTCTGGTGAAATAATATTATTTATTGATGATGATGTTCAGCTAACCCCAGAATTGTTAGCAGCCCATGCGAAAAATTATTTGCAAAATCCAGAAGTGGGGGCTGTGGCCGGACGGGTATTTGACAGAATGAAATTGGGTGATTCTGGAGGAGATTTACAGATTGAATATCTGCCTCCCGAAGCAATGGACCCAGGAATTGCTTGGTATCATATTGATTTAGTACATACCATCAAACCCCAACAAGTGCTAACAGCAAGGGGTTGCAATATGTCATTTCGGCGTGAAATTTTTACTAAGTACGGGCTGAGGTTTGATGAGAGGTTTGGCGGTAGTGCAGTGCGCGAAGAGTCAGATTTTTGTTTGCGGGTGCGACAAACAGGATATAAGATTTGGTACGACCCAGAGGCCCATTTGGTGCATCTAGGCGAAGAAACAGGGGGTTGTCATGATATTAGTATGCGATCGCTCAAATATCAACTCACCTTTTATCACAACCATTTCCTGCTAGGGCTGAAAAACCTTACTGCTACTCAAGCTTTACGCTTATACGCTCGTTTATTTGACTGTCACGTCCTGGGACACCCACCTTGTAATAAAAGCGGTTCCCCCATCAAAATTGCCACTCGCGCTTTTTTCTACACTTTGGGTTTTTTCAAAGCCTTGGGTACCGTCATCCAATCAATATGGAACGATGGTCAAATTTACAGTCGATTGGATGAACAAGTTTAG